The following proteins come from a genomic window of Methanobrevibacter olleyae:
- a CDS encoding TIGR02710 family CRISPR-associated CARF protein, with protein sequence MKRKTKTLFMTVGTGINPNSDIEGHKRLAKGIYASLHKIYPDYIIFFASELSQNTIKYIKELFEADDDEFIEGEDYEIVVIEQIDNFNHCFEAFEAKIWQFDILSEDKGEIIMDYTSGTKTMSAAMACCGMFYSKDLITVSGDRKNGIVSLGTESIQYQNLYKVYDRFSLMRVRNYFNANRFYTAGEILENIVDTNIHKEDLLNLVNAYYAWDNMDFDIAYDYLTKVNLDYLEFAEIRDDLKINLKALGTIVRSPHENLKNCYILASLINNSIRRADEYKYDDAIARLYRSFELIAQIRLNSYCLISSDIDISILLEKGVSEDFIKDLEKTRLDGKIKIGLIKDFELLAELDDDLGKYFIENRNKINNLTQNRNNSILAHGLESLNKEDFDKFEELVENLAHKLDKDMAKFLKETKFAKFDLRLKLNRI encoded by the coding sequence ATGAAAAGAAAAACAAAAACTCTATTTATGACAGTAGGTACAGGGATAAATCCTAATTCAGATATAGAAGGACATAAAAGATTAGCTAAAGGAATATATGCTTCACTACATAAAATCTATCCAGATTATATAATATTTTTTGCATCTGAATTATCTCAAAATACAATAAAATATATTAAAGAATTATTTGAAGCGGATGATGATGAGTTTATAGAAGGGGAAGATTATGAAATAGTTGTCATAGAACAAATCGATAACTTTAACCATTGTTTTGAAGCTTTTGAAGCTAAAATATGGCAATTTGATATTTTATCTGAAGATAAAGGTGAAATAATCATGGATTATACCTCTGGAACTAAAACAATGTCTGCTGCAATGGCTTGCTGTGGTATGTTTTATTCAAAAGACCTTATTACAGTAAGTGGAGATAGAAAAAATGGTATTGTATCACTTGGTACAGAATCGATTCAATACCAAAATCTTTATAAAGTCTATGATAGGTTTTCTCTTATGAGAGTTAGAAATTACTTTAATGCTAATCGCTTTTACACTGCAGGGGAAATATTAGAAAATATTGTTGATACAAATATTCACAAAGAAGACCTTTTAAATCTGGTTAATGCATATTATGCTTGGGATAATATGGATTTTGATATTGCATATGATTATTTAACTAAAGTTAATCTAGATTATTTAGAGTTTGCTGAAATTAGAGATGATTTAAAGATAAACTTAAAAGCACTTGGAACTATAGTACGCTCTCCACATGAGAATCTAAAGAACTGTTATATTCTTGCAAGCTTGATTAATAATTCGATAAGAAGAGCTGATGAGTATAAGTATGATGATGCCATTGCTCGGCTATACAGGTCTTTTGAATTAATTGCACAAATTAGACTTAATTCCTATTGCCTCATTAGTTCAGATATAGATATTAGTATACTTTTAGAAAAAGGAGTCAGTGAAGACTTTATTAAAGACTTGGAAAAAACCAGATTAGATGGTAAAATAAAAATAGGTTTGATTAAAGACTTTGAGCTATTGGCAGAGCTTGATGATGACTTAGGTAAATACTTCATAGAAAATAGAAATAAAATTAATAATTTAACTCAAAATAGAAACAATTCAATCCTTGCCCATGGCCTTGAATCTTTAAATAAAGAAGATTTCGACAAATTTGAAGAACTTGTAGAAAACCTTGCCCATAAATTAGATAAAGATATGGCTAAGTTTTTAAAAGAAACTAAATTTGCTAAATTTGATTTAAGATTAAAATTGAATAGGATTTAG